GactgggtcatgggtgcccaaggctcatcgaTGCATGTGGAGAGCAACAGCTCCTCTAGTCCAATAACACAGAACGGCtaatgtagctcaaattgctttgaaaaagaaaaagaaaatttggTGCTGACCATCGCAGTTTGTGTATGGGGTTGCGTAGCTACAGATCATTTAGAGTGCctgtgatgacccctgtccacctccgaaagcgccttcaatggggatgtgagcattaGAACTGGACAACAGAAGCAGGTTGCGTGGGctaatgaatcacattttcttttggaTCAGGTGCATATGCATCGTTTCTCCCTTTTCCGGAAAATGTGCTACAGGTCATTGAGAAAcattgtaaagtatgtgtgttgggtttaattaaaacattttttttttttcttttttttttttttttttctctctacacATCCCGAAAGAGAGCCTACAattaggggggtgggagggggagaaaggttaATCAAGAAATTGCAATAGTGTTCCTTACATATGTTGTATTTTTAGTGTGCTCTCTTAGCTCATACCCCCTATATTTTATGTATAGGAATACTTTTTAACAGAAAGTGAAACACATATAAAATGTAGCAAAAGGGCCTACATCATACTATGTAATCTGTCAAAAGCCTTGGTCACATAGAGGTTAACTCAGCTTTTCTAAAACTGGCGCTGTCTCCATGGGAATGAGCAGAATGTTCCTGCTGTTTCCTCTCGGTTTTGGTACTCTTGCTCTTTAGAATGATTGATTGTAACAATgttggtttgtttttaaatgaacactctgcGCACCATAACTTCATTAGAAGAAGGACCCTGGCACCAGCTTAACTTCTAGGACTTAAACCTTTCACAAATAGTTTAATCCCAAAGTCCAAAATATAGTGCCTGATTGCTCTGCTTCCTGTTCTTTCGCTGCTTAGATTCTCGAAAGAGGACGCCTCGGACATTAGCTGATGATCTGAACGAATTTGTTTCTCAAGCCAGTTTGTGAATGGGGAGACGCAGATTGAGAGAGTCAGCTGGCGCTCAAAGCCAATTAGCAGCACTCCTGTCAGTTTTCCCGTTTCAAAAATCAGCAGGTCTGGTAGCAAGTGATTAGGCGCTGGGTGCCCTATTTTGGGGTTTCTGTTTGTGATCAGTTTATCCTCTAAATGGAAGCTGGTGCTGATAACCTCCTGGAACTATAATTCATTCCACTGAAATTTTTATGGTGCTTGGcgtgtttatatttaaaaaaataaataaataaataattctctGTATATTCTCTCTAGTCTTGTGGCTATAGAGAGATACTCCATCCTGTACAAGATGAGGtgacttttatttaactttttctattttatgtctGCAGTCATGTTTAATGAGTTATGTTCTCACTGGCTAACCTTTACTTCTTGCAGTTGAGACGTGCCACTCTTCAGAGCATCACCAACATTCCAATCCTAGCGCCCCTCCCAACAGTCCAACGGGAATCTCGTTATGGCCACCGACTCTTCCACTATCGTCACATCTTTCCACTGCCATCTCAGCAACTTCTTTATGTACATTAGACACAACAAACACTTCCTCAAACACAGTAGTATCTAATGCTACTACCATCTCTCCCTCCAAACCACATCAAGGCCCCCACTTTCTACCCTCTAGTCCGTCTCTCCTGAATGTCAATACACCACCACCGCTCTCCTCGTGTAGCCATCCGTGCAACGGCAACTGCAGTGGGGGAAACGTATTACCAACAGGGTGCACTACTGGGACCACAGCGAACAGGTAATCCTATAAATACCATGTCTAAATGTCAAGGAAAGCttcatgtgtctttttttttaattttttattactcCTAAGAAATGCAGACACTTAGCACCAGAACAACCTTTGGTTAACTCTAGTGGTCTGCAAAAAAATTGGCTGTGAGCCCTTCTACTCTCTAGTGCTACAGCTTTGTTCTAAAACAGTTGTGACTTATAGCTACATTCTTTAAAATCAATCGAACTGGTTGGAATTGCTGCCTAAATTGGCTATTTATCCCATGAACCTCAGCTGACAGGAGTTTGAGGTATGTGGTCATACTAGGAAATTTCCCAGTCATACTTTGCAGTGTTCACTGCTGGAGGCTGCAAAATCTTGGGGATTGCCGGAAACTTTAAACCAACTGCtttttacaaatacttgtctcCAGTGTCCTGCTAGCAGTGTTGTCAGCAGGTTTGCCCTTTTTCAGGGACGCAGCGTGTAAAGGACACAAGCCTACTAATATCCCGTGTGAAGACGAAGATGAAGACGACAGTTCAGAGCGAAGTTCGTGCACTTCTTCTACCAATCAGAAGGAAGGCAAATTCTGTGACTGTTGCTACTGCGAGTTCTTTGGTCAGAACACGGTAAGACCAGCCAATAACTGCACCACTCTCCTTCTGCTTCCACTCCTTTACTATTGATAACACCACAGTACCAAACCTAGAGTGCAATGTATGCACGTATATGAGACTGTCATCATTCACTCTTCCTGTTTGAGTGCCGCAACCAATAATTCTTTAATTTCACTAACTTGTGGTGTCTtgcagtgggaaaaaaaaaaaaaaaaaacaccttaactCAGTCCCACATAATATCCTTCCTTTGTTATAGTAACCTTATTGGCCTTCCATGCAACTTATCAGCTTCACTTAAACAATTGCAGCATGTTGCCACCATACTCGGGTTCTTGACATGTCAATCCTCTTCCCTTGCTTCATTCTGGAAAGCTGTAATCTCACACATGCCCAGCAGCCTACCTGTATCCATGATATTGAGGACATGCCTGGCAGGCAGGTTATTCTCTCCATGTGACTGTGAAAAGACTTGCAATGTTGGACATCTTCAGTATCATGGGTACACGTAGGCTGAACAGAAGAGGATATATCCCTCATCTGTATTGTAACTGTTGTGTTCCACTTCCTTTTTGTTTGCAAAACTCAGCCCAGAAGCTCACAATCTCATTTttgtattcaatttttttttgtctatcacACATGGTTTGTGCACACTATTAATTCTATCAAGCACAGTTTGCTGGTTTTGTAAATAAGGGAGAGGTAAAGCGCACCAAAGGGTTTCGGAATTCCTGTAGGCTCTTCCTTAAAAATATCTGTTGGGCAATGCAGTAACGCCATCCCATACCTGGTATTTTAGGGCTTCACTGTGCAGATTAAAGAAGAAAAAGTCTTGACCGAAAAGGTTCTGCAGGTATGTGAGTGCAGAGCAATGGTCAAAGAATGTGGTAGTATGCAATATGTTGGCAAAAATATTCGTGGGCTAAATGGAGTTCACGTAAgcataattaaattttttttattttaattgttttaaatgtGTCAACTCGTGATGAAGCACATTTGCTGATATGGTTTAGACATACAGTATGAGTAGTGTATGAAAATGTctgtctgcaatgtaaacaatctaGAAGTTCCTTTTTTGGTGATGCCTTAAAAATGTCCTTTTGGAGGGTTTTTCTGTGATTGCACTTGCAACAGTTGTGAAGACTCGATTGTggctactttgtcttagtatGGTTGTAAGTAGTGTTCggtgtcttttgttttttttctttttaataaaagaCTTGCTCTTCTGCGAAAAGGTTGATCTCCTTTCTGAGTGATGGCATTCTTCTTAATGCAGAAATACTGTATTTAATTAAACTCTTGATGTCGGCAACTTTTAACCTATAGGAATACACTTGTGATTCCTTAGTAAGGAGCAATGTGAACATGGATATTTCAGTTAACTGTCCTTTTGTGTATTTGGAGAGTGGTTTGTAACTTGACATCTGTTTGGTGATTAATCTGGGTTGTGTGAACACGATAATTGAAATCAGACATGTGATCCAGTTTAAGAACAATAATTGAATGAGCCTCGCAAGCAGAAAACCTTGTTGTTCACTCTACTCTAGTTAAGAGCATGTAGTCTACAAGTTTCTAAACGTAAAAACCACTCTGGCACATTCAGCAAAATTTGTCAAATACAAGACCCTCTGTGTCTTTGGGAACACCCAAGAGCTAGGGTAAACTTGTTTTTTCTGCAAACAACATGCTTCATGaacaaaaaatttatttttattttgtcttcttgATTCCTCATTATTTCTGCAGCCACCTCCTGCTCCTACAAGTCGAAATTATCCTGAGATGAGGGAAAAGTTACGATTTCGTCTCACTAAAAGGAAAGAAGAAATTCCCCAAAAACTGCCTTCGCAAGATGAACAAACCGTAGATAACCGTGATGTTAATGAGCTCCTGAACTTCATTAACAGTAATGATCCTAAATCCTCCACCACTAccgccaccaccaccactacTTCCACCACCACCAACAGCAGCAAAGCAGCCAAAAGAGCTCGATATAAGTTGAAGAAAAAGGTTAGTAAGACAATGTACTATACCATGTAGCAGGGTTCAGTTTGCCCTCTCCACCAGCTATTGACAAGTGAAAATTCGGTATTGGCAAGTAGAAATGAACCACTGGAtagagtgtatatgtatgtaatttCCTGGTGTATAGTTGCAAGTAACTAATTTCTAAGTAGCTTACAACTCCAGATTTTGAGCCCTGccatggttcttttttttttgtttttgtgtttttttttttttgtttttttttgggggggtggggggggggaggggaatgttACTATGTTTTTGAAAACCTAGTAAAAAAGCATCCAAGTAGAATCTGTGAaattcaactgtttttttttcaatacataaTTGTGACAAACTGCTTAAGTTGTATAATTTTAAAACCCTTAATGTTTGTTTATCATCTATACTCTGTGAATCTACTTGTGTGCTTCATCCGATTAGCCGATGTTGGTATCTGTTTTCTAAGGAAATGTTTAAAATGACCTTTTTTGGAGATGTAAAACCTTCTGCCCagctttattaatacatttttagaattTGATTATGGAATTTCCATTAGCCATTGAAGAGTAAAAATTCACCCCTGTTGAGTGTGCCATGCACTTTCCAGGCTTGCAGAGAAAAGgaacccttttttttaaattatttttttcttacatttttagctTTAGGCCTGCCTAGTAATGTATGACTTGAAATTTTAAACTCAGATTATGGTACATAAAATAATGTTGTATGTCATTAACACTatctcatttttatatatatattttttttttctcaacaggAAAAAGTCTTACAGGAGActagtgcccaaaaggtagaagaTGATTATGCGTCTATTGAGGATCTCTGTGCTCCTGCATCGGAGGAGACACTATTGCAGTGGCCTCCATTGGAGTTGGAACAAGTTAACAGCTTCCTGACCAGCCGTCTTGAAGAGATCAAGAATACCATTAAAGACTCCATCCGTGCCAGTTTTAGTGTTTATGACTTGAACCTTGATGTTAATGATTTTCCTAAAAAAGCAGCAATGCTGGAGCAAAAAAACTTACTGTCACATCTCAATGGTTCCTCTGACCTCCCAGAAATTGACCTTGATCTCTCCCCTCTTAATTTGGGGTGTTCAAAGAGTCAAAGTGCCAAATCTTCAGAGGAATCTGAACATACTTCTACGCAACCATCAGGAAATGGAGTAGTTAAGAGGCTTAGTGCTGTTCCCAACCTCTCGCGAATGATCTGGGTTCAATCATCGAAAGGTTCTGGACAAAGTGCAGGCTTGAAGAAATCTGGCGGTCTTCCAGACACCAAAGCTTTAAATCTTACAGAATTGCAAGATGTTCATATGCCTACAGCTCCACCACCAGCTACTGTTGGACGCCATAAGAAGCCCAAGAGACCAAGCCTTCATGTGGGAAAGGGTGAGTCAAACGGTGGTAAAGCCGCAGTTGCCAAAACCTCTACAGCAGGATCAAAGACTCCGTTGGGGCACCCATCTGAAAAAAAAGAGAACTCACAGCAAGGCCAAAGTACTATTTCTGCGAGTATACACTCTGAAGAAAGAAAGGATGACTTTAAAAGGACAGGTGGAGATGTGGTAGCCCCTACAGGCGAGGTTCTTTGTGAGTCTCCTCAACcaagaaaaaagggaaagaaaaaccaGGACAAGGAAAATGAAGCCTACTTTTCAATAGgtaggtttatttaaaaataaaaattgtgtattttagatggCCTCAAAGAGCCTCAGATCTAAATATAGTATCTGTAGGTCTGAGTTTACAAATCTCACTATATATTTACCTGTAACGTGTGCAATAGGAGTGTTCTTGCTTTCAAGGTTAGGCAATTGGTGTCGGGCATGCCTTAGCTTTCTGAGCCTTTACTGCAAAGGTGAGTTgtgtggtttattttatttatatattttttatcattttgactgttttattatttatttttgtttttaatgtttacaTGAGAGGGGAAAAAATGTCACCGGAATTTAGTGTCCATTGACAACTGTCTTggtgggttgtgtgtgtgtgtttgtttgtttattcctACTGCCCCTTTTTACATTCACTatgttatatcttttttttttttttctttagatttcTTAGATGACATATTCCTTCCAAAGGATATAGACAACCTAGAGATGGATGAGACCGATCGAGAAGTAGAATATTTCAAGAGGTGAGAATGGTGATGAGTCTTAACCACAGCACTACAAGGAGGACAAGCACTGGGCACAAAATGAATATTTCAGTTTGCATTCTACACCCAATACATAAGGCAGTCATTGGCAGGTAAAAGGGAAGAAACTCTCCTACCGGCATCTTTATCTCCTCTTGTTCCTTCCTAGGTTCTGTCTGGAATCTGCCAAGCAAATACGTCAGAAAGTGGTTGTGAACTGGACCAATTTTAGCTTGAAGAAACTCACTTCCAGTGTGGCTCAGTGACATATTCCTCCACTACTTCCTTCTAGAGCCCAACAATCCACATTTTATTAGATTAATGATCCTGACTATTGTTCTTAGCAGATTCATTTGCCGTGCAAGGCACAAGAGGTGTTgtgtaatttgtatttattttatttttaatgtgtctACGCtaaactgatttttatttttaagaattgTGTACTTTTAGCAAAAGACAGACAAAGAAATTCCCATCcccccattttttaaaaaaaaattgctcatAGAAGTGGAgtgatggatttaaaaaaaaaaaaaaaaattcaaacaaacCGTGGGGGGATATCGGCCAAAATTCTTAATTTGAGCAACCCATTAACTGCAAAGAGATGAAGACGGTTTAGCAGAGAAAGACAGTAGTTTTAATATGTCAAGGCACAAATGGGCACACTGTATATCTCCCTTCAACTCTCGAAGGTTGACCTAGATAtatttcagcaacatctggatagCTTGGGTTTCCAGGGATGTATTGCCCTGGGGGACATTATGTACAGTAAAAACAGCTTTTGAGATCTGTTGTATCTTGCACATGGGCTTCTTCCCACTGTGAGTACAGAAACCTTTTAATGCAGCCATCTGCAGATCCATAGTGTCAGAATATGGAACGGCAGCCAGCAAGTTGTCCCAATGTCTATTCTAAAACTTGGCTAGGGGGAAATCCAGAGAAAGCTATCTAGAGCTCATTGTTATTAAATACCAATATTCCTGTAAGCCCATTATTTTCAGTTGTAGCCTTTGGCTTCCTCTAGCTGCTATTGTATAAACCTTCTCTCCATGGAAACATGGTGTACATTGTAAGTCGCGGTCCAACTCTACTGCTAGAAAGCTACTGGTCTGCTGTTCTCTAGAATAGTCACCCGTTTTTAAAGGTAAGCGTTAAACTTCGTCTATAAAAGCCTGATAAAACTGCATAGTAGTTATCCTTTTGGTACAGCAATGAACTATATTGGCATTTCTAACCCAACTgacttttttgtaattttatttatttttttattttattatatcaaagtTGATCTAATGTCTCAAATGATTTATTACTGATTTTTCAGATTGTCGTCCGAATAGTCTTCATAGACCTAGAAACCTGTATCCCCTTTTTAAAAAGCTTTTGGCTGCCTGTGCATTCTGAGAGTTGAATTCAAAAATTGCTGGGGAGGTCAATGTTGCTCCTATGTAGCATTT
This Pelobates fuscus isolate aPelFus1 chromosome 3, aPelFus1.pri, whole genome shotgun sequence DNA region includes the following protein-coding sequences:
- the FAM193B gene encoding protein FAM193B, with protein sequence MTRRRNKQAPSRKERAAVQQRPCQGSLAPDGGEMGTAGQVLPPTNQFVQTCCLLCHRERKDWVGSLPQNGLVSQMGEMPASFMPSLAQNLLGEMPLWICQSCRKSVEEEERRIIPEQPLAVSLSHTSCKSQSCGGGSHSSSSSSSSTSCSSSSSSCHVNSADWDPSSFLSAHKLSELWNSTNSNDGTGVSPGDKSAGIPLSSEFGGNAPQLSGLKVCPCGLSTDSTGKHPTSHNVCKSPKQIKVETCHSSEHHQHSNPSAPPNSPTGISLWPPTLPLSSHLSTAISATSLCTLDTTNTSSNTVVSNATTISPSKPHQGPHFLPSSPSLLNVNTPPPLSSCSHPCNGNCSGGNVLPTGCTTGTTANRDAACKGHKPTNIPCEDEDEDDSSERSSCTSSTNQKEGKFCDCCYCEFFGQNTPPPAPTSRNYPEMREKLRFRLTKRKEEIPQKLPSQDEQTVDNRDVNELLNFINSNDPKSSTTTATTTTTSTTTNSSKAAKRARYKLKKKEKVLQETSAQKVEDDYASIEDLCAPASEETLLQWPPLELEQVNSFLTSRLEEIKNTIKDSIRASFSVYDLNLDVNDFPKKAAMLEQKNLLSHLNGSSDLPEIDLDLSPLNLGCSKSQSAKSSEESEHTSTQPSGNGVVKRLSAVPNLSRMIWVQSSKGSGQSAGLKKSGGLPDTKALNLTELQDVHMPTAPPPATVGRHKKPKRPSLHVGKGESNGGKAAVAKTSTAGSKTPLGHPSEKKENSQQGQSTISASIHSEERKDDFKRTGGDVVAPTGEVLCESPQPRKKGKKNQDKENEAYFSIDFLDDIFLPKDIDNLEMDETDREVEYFKRFCLESAKQIRQKVVVNWTNFSLKKLTSSVAQ